The following are encoded in a window of Rosa chinensis cultivar Old Blush chromosome 4, RchiOBHm-V2, whole genome shotgun sequence genomic DNA:
- the LOC112201008 gene encoding 26S proteasome non-ATPase regulatory subunit 10 isoform X2 has translation MEIDQSEPQTKSEDLFKAAETGDASAFESLTPKQLASASSLRNEDGRSLLHVAVSSGHSQVVKVLLAADESSGVINSKDEDGWAPLHSAASSGNVVIVEMLLSKGADVNLKNDGGRVALHYAASKGWMEIAENLISHGAKLNVQDKVGSTPLHRAASTGKSQLCELLIRHGADVDVEDKEGYTVLGRASNEFRPLLIDAAKAMLEG, from the exons ATGGAGATCGATCAATCGGAGCCGCAAACCAAAAGCGAAGACCTCTTCAAAGCCGCCGAGACCGGCGACGCTTCGGCGTTCGAATCTCTCACTCCAAAGCAGCTCGCTTCAGCTTCCTCTCTCAGAAACGAGGACGGCCGCTCCCTCCTTCACGTCGCCGTCTCTTCCGGTCACTCTCAG GTGGTAAAGGTACTGCTAGCTGCTGATGAATCGAGTGGTGTGATAAACAGTAAGGATGAAGATGGTTGGGCACCGCTGCATTCTGCGGCGAGCAGTGGGAATGTAGTAATAGTGGAGATGCTGCTAAGCAAAG GAGCTGATGTTAATTTGAAGAACGATGGTGGTCGCGTTGCACTTCACTATGCTGCCAGCAAGGGATGGATGGAGATTGCTGAAAATTTGATCTCACACGGGGCAAAGCTTAATGTACAAGACAAG GTTGGTTCCACCCCATTGCATCGAGCAGCTAGTACTGGGAAATCACAATTGTGTGAA CTTCTAATAAGGCATGGAGCAGATGTGGATGTGGAAGACAAAGAAGGGTACACAGTGCTTGGTCGAGCTTCGAATGAGTTCAGACCATTATTGATTGATGCCGCTAAGGCGATGCTTGAAGGGTGA
- the LOC112201008 gene encoding 26S proteasome non-ATPase regulatory subunit 10 isoform X1: MEIDQSEPQTKSEDLFKAAETGDASAFESLTPKQLASASSLRNEDGRSLLHVAVSSGHSQVVKVLLAADESSGVINSKDEDGWAPLHSAASSGNVVIVEMLLSKGADVNLKNDGGRVALHYAASKGWMEIAENLISHGAKLNVQDKVGSTPLHRAASTGKSQLCELLIEEGAEIDVVDKAGQTPLMSAVICENKEVSLLLIRHGADVDVEDKEGYTVLGRASNEFRPLLIDAAKAMLEG, from the exons ATGGAGATCGATCAATCGGAGCCGCAAACCAAAAGCGAAGACCTCTTCAAAGCCGCCGAGACCGGCGACGCTTCGGCGTTCGAATCTCTCACTCCAAAGCAGCTCGCTTCAGCTTCCTCTCTCAGAAACGAGGACGGCCGCTCCCTCCTTCACGTCGCCGTCTCTTCCGGTCACTCTCAG GTGGTAAAGGTACTGCTAGCTGCTGATGAATCGAGTGGTGTGATAAACAGTAAGGATGAAGATGGTTGGGCACCGCTGCATTCTGCGGCGAGCAGTGGGAATGTAGTAATAGTGGAGATGCTGCTAAGCAAAG GAGCTGATGTTAATTTGAAGAACGATGGTGGTCGCGTTGCACTTCACTATGCTGCCAGCAAGGGATGGATGGAGATTGCTGAAAATTTGATCTCACACGGGGCAAAGCTTAATGTACAAGACAAG GTTGGTTCCACCCCATTGCATCGAGCAGCTAGTACTGGGAAATCACAATTGTGTGAACTTCTAATTGAGGAAGGAGCTGAAATTGATGTTGTTGATAAAGCAGGCCAGACTCCTCTTATGAGTGCTGTGATTTGCGAGAACAAGGAG GTTTCTCTCCTTCTAATAAGGCATGGAGCAGATGTGGATGTGGAAGACAAAGAAGGGTACACAGTGCTTGGTCGAGCTTCGAATGAGTTCAGACCATTATTGATTGATGCCGCTAAGGCGATGCTTGAAGGGTGA